The Chthonomonas sp. genome includes a window with the following:
- a CDS encoding phosphodiester glycosidase family protein encodes MRLKKPLIAALLCTAIPVAADAQIWEKFLRPGLSYRMQTDLLTPRLIHILRYSPGSPFIRMVPEVAGGAVYALPEDGGRETVSAMVQRTGAIAGLNADFFPFTGDPLGLMVRDGELLSRPDNRRIVFAWGKGASATARCVWTAKAEIAPGDSIEINGLNEACGDNMLVLYTSSAKQVVSSAPFTAIVVKSQDHGPWKPNDSREVAITEILENQTAYVPPADGFVLVARGTKATQAKRLRAGDPLKLIGQTSGLDWKKVDQVVGGGPNLITRGAINITAEMEGFKAGFITTRHPRTALGRTARGEFLFVAIDGRQDMSDGCTLQELADIMLNLSCTDAINLDGGGSTTLNLHGITVNRPSDGTERKVANALLWFDSRPAPVSPLEYKIQPPAPLAAGVVSQLKVFTQRGFYVPNSEVIWSATGDGWIDQGGGLRAMKEGSVSIQAWVRGKTLSLILPIAAPKVATPEQK; translated from the coding sequence ATGCGCTTAAAAAAACCTCTCATCGCCGCACTGCTCTGTACAGCTATTCCTGTTGCGGCAGATGCACAGATCTGGGAAAAGTTTCTCCGCCCCGGCCTGAGCTATCGGATGCAGACCGATCTCCTGACGCCGCGGCTCATCCACATCCTTCGGTACTCACCGGGCTCGCCTTTCATCCGCATGGTGCCCGAAGTTGCGGGCGGAGCGGTTTACGCGCTACCCGAGGACGGCGGCCGCGAGACCGTGAGCGCCATGGTCCAGCGAACCGGCGCGATCGCGGGCCTCAACGCCGACTTTTTCCCGTTTACCGGTGACCCGCTTGGACTCATGGTGCGCGATGGCGAGCTACTCTCAAGACCGGATAATCGCCGCATCGTCTTCGCGTGGGGCAAGGGCGCGAGCGCAACTGCACGCTGCGTATGGACTGCCAAGGCCGAAATTGCCCCGGGTGATTCCATCGAGATCAATGGCCTGAACGAGGCGTGCGGCGACAACATGCTGGTTCTCTACACCTCGTCGGCCAAGCAGGTCGTCAGTTCCGCGCCGTTCACGGCAATCGTCGTGAAGTCGCAGGATCACGGCCCATGGAAACCGAACGACAGCCGCGAAGTCGCAATTACCGAGATTCTGGAGAACCAAACCGCATACGTTCCGCCTGCGGACGGATTCGTGCTTGTCGCGCGGGGGACCAAGGCGACGCAAGCGAAGCGACTGCGCGCCGGTGATCCCCTGAAGCTCATCGGCCAGACCTCTGGGCTTGATTGGAAAAAGGTCGACCAAGTGGTTGGCGGCGGCCCGAACCTGATCACGCGCGGAGCGATCAATATCACCGCGGAGATGGAAGGGTTCAAGGCCGGTTTCATCACCACGAGGCATCCTCGTACCGCTCTCGGACGCACCGCACGTGGTGAGTTCCTGTTCGTCGCCATCGACGGGCGCCAAGACATGAGCGACGGGTGCACGCTCCAGGAATTGGCCGACATCATGCTGAACCTGAGTTGCACTGATGCGATCAATCTGGATGGCGGCGGTAGTACGACGCTGAACTTGCACGGGATCACCGTGAATCGACCCAGCGATGGCACCGAGCGCAAAGTTGCCAATGCCCTACTGTGGTTTGACAGCCGACCGGCTCCCGTCTCGCCACTTGAATACAAGATTCAGCCTCCGGCTCCGCTCGCCGCAGGAGTTGTCTCCCAGCTGAAGGTCTTCACCCAGCGCGGGTTCTACGTTCCGAACAGCGAGGTGATCTGGTCGGCAACGGGGGACGGCTGGATCGACCAAGGTGGCGGCTTGCGCGCGATGAAGGAAGGCAGTGTCAGCATCCAAGCGTGGGTCCGTGGAAAAACTCTGTCCCTGATCTTGCCGATCGCTGCGCCCAAAGTCGCAACTCCTGAACAAAAGTAA
- a CDS encoding DinB family protein yields the protein MHPYVLVAPSLTAGTLERLLHTIPEARFHERPDPNRFTIIEEIAHLADWEPIFLERIKGAAEQDGYVVTPYDESERAVTQRYADQPIWQSLEKFRVQREANLAYCRSLTETQLQREVPHPNFGPMRTIDLIGFMGLHDAYHIEHLTHFMGEKLAGTW from the coding sequence ATGCATCCCTACGTCCTTGTCGCCCCGAGCCTGACGGCGGGCACTCTGGAGCGCCTGCTTCACACGATCCCCGAGGCCCGCTTCCACGAGCGTCCCGACCCAAATCGATTTACCATCATTGAGGAGATCGCGCACCTGGCGGATTGGGAGCCGATCTTCCTGGAGCGGATTAAGGGTGCCGCGGAGCAAGACGGCTACGTCGTGACCCCTTACGACGAAAGCGAGCGGGCCGTTACCCAGCGCTACGCGGACCAGCCGATCTGGCAATCGCTGGAGAAGTTCAGGGTTCAGCGCGAGGCGAACTTGGCGTACTGCCGATCTCTGACCGAAACTCAGCTCCAGCGGGAAGTCCCCCATCCGAACTTCGGCCCCATGCGAACGATCGACCTGATCGGTTTCATGGGACTACACGATGCGTATCACATCGAACATTTGACCCACTTCATGGGCGAAAAGCTGGCCGGAACTTGGTAG
- a CDS encoding LD-carboxypeptidase — protein MPVSEKIKPRALKPGDTIAVCSPASAIDEDRLTRGCALIESHGYKTKLSKNIYDSNGYLAGDDQVRAADLMAAFEDPEVSAVMCSRGGYGCARLFPYIDLDKMAASGKMFMGFSDITTLHLALNRRGLVTFHTPMPITLSYDRAPWVHESFFNLLKGDATTPTDAKRAEVLVPGVAEGEVTGGCLCLLCDSIGTPDPLTTQGKILVIEDVDEYPHRIDAMFTHLLNTGILQSCAGIVIGEMTNTNDRYDPTMGGLPWETIIADRVKPLGIPTMTKFPFGHMKTMLSVPLGVRARMDTEAGTLTFLENPCA, from the coding sequence ATGCCCGTGTCGGAGAAGATCAAACCACGAGCCCTGAAGCCAGGTGATACGATCGCCGTTTGCTCTCCCGCGTCGGCTATCGATGAAGATCGGCTCACGCGCGGTTGCGCGCTTATTGAGTCTCACGGCTACAAAACGAAACTCTCGAAGAACATCTACGACTCCAACGGCTACCTCGCGGGGGATGACCAAGTACGGGCGGCAGACCTAATGGCCGCATTTGAAGACCCAGAGGTGAGCGCGGTCATGTGCTCGCGCGGCGGTTACGGTTGTGCGCGGCTCTTTCCCTACATCGACCTGGACAAGATGGCCGCAAGCGGGAAGATGTTCATGGGGTTCAGCGATATCACCACGCTGCATTTGGCTCTCAATCGCCGGGGCCTGGTGACTTTCCACACCCCGATGCCGATCACGCTCAGCTATGACCGTGCGCCGTGGGTCCACGAGAGTTTCTTCAACCTGCTGAAAGGCGATGCCACCACCCCCACGGACGCCAAGCGCGCCGAGGTGCTCGTCCCGGGAGTGGCCGAAGGCGAAGTCACCGGCGGCTGTCTGTGCTTGCTTTGCGACTCGATCGGGACTCCCGACCCATTGACGACCCAAGGGAAGATTCTGGTCATCGAGGATGTGGATGAGTACCCGCATCGGATCGATGCCATGTTCACCCACCTGCTCAATACCGGCATTCTGCAGTCGTGCGCCGGCATCGTGATTGGCGAAATGACGAACACGAACGATCGGTACGACCCCACCATGGGCGGGCTCCCATGGGAGACGATCATCGCGGATCGGGTCAAACCCCTGGGGATCCCCACCATGACCAAGTTCCCGTTCGGGCACATGAAGACCATGCTGAGCGTCCCGCTTGGAGTGCGCGCGCGGATGGACACCGAAGCCGGAACCCTGACCTTCTTGGAGAACCCATGCGCTTAA